The following coding sequences lie in one Flagellimonas eckloniae genomic window:
- a CDS encoding GumC family protein, with protein MDFREHEPQLESKDLKQFISTYTKHWKYFILSGIFCLVGAYLFIRYATPEYKAQGSIQIIDEKGSSTGLDLFKELDLLSSGKNNVEDEIQIIKSRSSLIEVVKELGLNVTILEMGNIKNSELYSNPPINLNFISEDSITDKSKQDFTVKISGDTTFEFSVEEGAPSKAYAFGNNFDTPMGSIVITPNTSNYRKYLGKNLKIQIRPISDVARQYQNKIKISLTEDFSNILNISLQDKNKAKAKDIINQLVKVYNENAIQDKKTIADRTSNFINERIAEISGSLSSVDQSAEDFKSNKGLTDITSESNINLNIGATNQQELANVETQYNIASSMKDLVDSQNGFEVLPTNIGLSDQTIASTTQKYNQLVLERDRLLKSSNDKNPVIINLNQELASLKNTMQSSLNSTVNNLGLRVNSLSEQQSIIRSKIYSAPKNERALRDITRQQQTTESLYLYLLQKREEAQIAVASASPKSKTIDDAYIPDSEPASPRKKVIYLASLVLAFLIPFSVIYANEMLDSKVHNMYEVDILAKDFPVLGELPALTKNEEKIISKDDRSVLSEALRILRTNLDFLIKTNKTESNKNNIVFVTSSVPGEGKTFLSSNLSMILASTGKKVILIGADIRNPKLHSFFSDLDHDNMRNERPNKDLGLTEYLFNDELRFKDVLHSMKVYDNEIDVVYSGMVPPNPSELLMNSRMKPFLDEASDKYDYVIVDTAPLMVVSDTLLIADNADHLVYVTRAGITEKKAIEYPIKLSKEGKVRGLCFVVNDVKSADLGYAGKYGYGYGTSQKKWWKF; from the coding sequence ATGGATTTTCGTGAGCACGAACCTCAACTTGAGAGTAAAGACTTAAAACAGTTTATCAGCACTTATACAAAGCACTGGAAATATTTTATTCTTTCTGGAATATTTTGTTTGGTTGGCGCATATTTATTTATAAGATACGCTACCCCAGAATATAAGGCACAGGGCTCCATACAGATAATAGATGAAAAGGGCTCTTCCACAGGTTTGGACTTATTTAAAGAACTGGATTTGCTATCAAGCGGAAAAAACAATGTTGAGGATGAAATCCAGATAATTAAGTCGAGATCAAGTCTTATTGAAGTTGTCAAGGAATTAGGACTTAATGTGACCATCTTGGAGATGGGGAATATTAAAAATTCCGAACTGTATTCAAATCCTCCAATAAACCTTAATTTTATATCAGAAGACTCGATAACCGATAAATCAAAACAAGATTTTACGGTAAAAATTTCAGGAGACACAACGTTTGAGTTTAGTGTCGAAGAGGGAGCTCCTTCAAAAGCGTATGCATTTGGAAATAATTTCGATACTCCAATGGGAAGTATTGTAATCACACCAAATACATCCAACTATCGCAAGTACCTAGGCAAAAACTTGAAAATTCAAATTAGACCAATCTCTGATGTTGCAAGACAATACCAAAATAAAATTAAAATCAGTTTAACCGAAGATTTTTCTAACATTTTAAACATATCCCTACAAGATAAAAATAAAGCTAAGGCCAAAGATATAATCAACCAACTGGTCAAAGTATATAATGAAAATGCCATACAGGATAAAAAGACCATTGCGGATAGAACCTCAAATTTTATAAATGAAAGGATAGCGGAAATTTCCGGTAGCTTGTCATCTGTTGATCAGTCTGCCGAAGATTTCAAGTCTAATAAAGGCCTTACAGACATTACCTCTGAATCAAATATTAATTTAAACATTGGCGCCACAAATCAACAAGAATTGGCCAATGTAGAGACGCAATACAATATCGCTTCTTCAATGAAGGATTTGGTTGATTCCCAAAATGGGTTTGAGGTGCTTCCTACAAATATTGGCCTATCGGACCAGACCATTGCAAGCACTACGCAAAAGTATAATCAGCTGGTTTTGGAACGTGACCGATTACTTAAAAGTTCAAACGATAAAAATCCGGTAATTATAAATCTAAATCAGGAATTGGCGAGCCTAAAAAACACTATGCAGTCAAGTTTAAATAGCACAGTGAACAATTTGGGCCTAAGGGTTAATTCGCTTAGTGAGCAACAATCCATAATTAGATCTAAAATCTATTCGGCCCCAAAAAATGAGAGGGCCCTGAGAGACATTACCAGACAACAGCAAACTACCGAGTCACTTTACCTTTACTTACTTCAAAAAAGAGAAGAAGCGCAAATTGCAGTGGCCTCGGCTTCCCCAAAATCAAAGACTATTGATGATGCATATATACCAGATTCTGAGCCTGCATCACCAAGAAAAAAAGTTATCTATTTGGCCTCGCTTGTTTTGGCATTTCTTATTCCATTTTCAGTTATTTACGCAAATGAAATGCTGGACAGTAAAGTCCATAACATGTATGAGGTGGATATTTTGGCAAAGGATTTTCCGGTTTTGGGAGAGTTGCCCGCTCTAACTAAAAATGAAGAAAAAATAATTTCAAAGGATGATAGATCTGTTCTGTCTGAAGCTTTGAGAATATTAAGGACTAATTTAGACTTTCTTATCAAAACAAATAAAACCGAAAGCAATAAAAACAATATAGTTTTTGTAACCTCAAGTGTGCCGGGAGAAGGTAAAACTTTTCTATCTTCAAATCTTTCAATGATACTGGCTAGCACTGGTAAAAAGGTAATATTGATTGGAGCGGATATTCGAAACCCTAAACTCCACAGTTTTTTTTCAGATTTGGACCATGATAACATGCGAAATGAAAGACCAAATAAGGATTTGGGTTTAACAGAATATCTTTTTAATGATGAACTTAGGTTTAAAGATGTGCTTCATTCTATGAAGGTCTATGATAATGAAATAGATGTTGTTTATTCGGGTATGGTACCCCCTAATCCATCTGAACTGTTAATGAACAGTAGAATGAAACCGTTTTTGGACGAGGCCTCCGATAAATATGACTATGTTATTGTTGATACCGCGCCATTAATGGTTGTATCGGACACTTTACTAATTGCTGACAACGCTGACCATCTAGTTTACGTCACTAGGGCTGGAATCACTGAGAAAAAAGCAATTGAGTACCCAATAAAACTTAGTAAGGAAGGAAAGGTCAGGGGACTTTGTTTTGTCGTCAACGACGTTAAATCTGCGGATTTGGGCTATGCTGGCAAATATGGTTATGGTTATGGCACTAGTCAGAAAAAATGGTGGAAATTTTAG
- a CDS encoding DegT/DnrJ/EryC1/StrS family aminotransferase gives MTKTKIWLSSPHIGLGERGYVQHAFDTNWIAPLGPNVDFFEESIENYLGDGVHVAALSSGTAAIHLGLKLLGVGAGDEVICQSFTFSASANPIVYLGATPIFVDSEETTWNISPELLEEAIIDRMEKGKKPKAIIAVHLYGMPYQVNTVEEIASKYDIPVLEDSAEALGSEYKNNKCGSFGDLAILSFNGNKIITTSGGGALVSRNVNHKNKAVYLSTQARDEAPHYLHSSIGYNYRMSNVLAGIGRGQMEVLSDRVDARRANFTYYKRALSQLPEIEFLDEPTGFFSNRWLTCILTPSFEIREKIRLALLADEVESRPLWKPMHEQPVFKDTPSFLDGTSSSLFERGLCLPSGSNLEIEDLDRVISIILTTISK, from the coding sequence ATGACAAAAACTAAAATATGGTTATCATCTCCCCACATTGGACTTGGGGAAAGAGGTTATGTGCAGCATGCCTTCGATACCAATTGGATTGCGCCACTTGGACCCAATGTTGACTTTTTTGAAGAATCAATCGAAAATTATTTGGGAGATGGTGTTCATGTAGCAGCACTGAGTTCTGGAACGGCCGCAATACATTTAGGGTTAAAACTTCTTGGTGTAGGCGCCGGTGATGAGGTTATCTGCCAAAGCTTCACCTTTTCTGCTTCGGCAAACCCCATTGTGTATTTAGGTGCTACTCCTATTTTTGTTGATAGTGAGGAAACTACTTGGAACATTTCACCTGAACTTTTAGAGGAGGCAATTATTGATAGAATGGAAAAAGGGAAAAAGCCTAAAGCAATAATTGCGGTTCACCTCTACGGAATGCCCTATCAAGTGAATACAGTTGAAGAAATTGCGTCCAAATACGATATCCCTGTTTTGGAAGATAGTGCTGAGGCCTTGGGGAGTGAATACAAGAATAACAAGTGCGGCAGCTTTGGTGACTTAGCCATCCTATCGTTTAACGGAAATAAAATAATCACAACCTCTGGAGGTGGAGCGCTGGTCTCCAGAAATGTGAATCATAAAAATAAGGCAGTGTACTTATCTACACAGGCACGGGATGAAGCTCCACACTATTTACACTCCTCTATTGGATACAATTACCGAATGAGCAATGTGCTTGCTGGAATAGGACGTGGGCAAATGGAGGTTTTAAGTGACCGTGTAGATGCAAGGAGGGCGAACTTTACATACTATAAGAGGGCATTGAGTCAACTTCCAGAAATTGAATTCTTGGATGAGCCCACCGGATTTTTTAGCAATCGGTGGTTAACCTGTATTCTTACACCTTCTTTTGAAATTAGAGAAAAAATAAGATTGGCCTTACTAGCGGATGAAGTAGAATCTAGACCTCTATGGAAACCAATGCACGAGCAACCGGTATTTAAAGACACCCCAAGCTTTTTAGACGGAACTTCTTCGAGTCTATTCGAAAGAGGGCTTTGTTTGCCAAGTGGCTCAAACTTGGAAATAGAAGATTTAGATAGGGTAATCTCCATAATATTAACGACCATTTCCAAATGA
- a CDS encoding glycosyltransferase, which produces MKEVILYSPGAYQAYGHSFDYSKGLSEAFYNLGYTVHVFGIDGPLQFPEFVNEKRTRKNTNPQKKKTLFEKLRWGFKRLFDSNRILNDFTKFYGNFENRPLVIFETFEYFSLAKTVAPFSNNYFCVFHDTNFNFQHTSLIAGLYKQFAKIPAKKIVKNSIRSFVHGAEMKKNFIHQMGAKYAQKIEEIPYGAPNPLQITSSEKVLSREKIQLEKDKKYLLSFGTLRSDKEYEPILSALKSKTDWVWIIAGPEGDYSYNDILEKGKKEKVEERILTFPKFIKNDEQRLFFTAADVVINLYKPFIRHESGTAQLARTYNVPVIVSGPPDLTEYVSKKNIGWVVNEKLSVAKVLGTFESLDQKEKTIILDNIRTLALKNSWSSVVNRILSFT; this is translated from the coding sequence ATGAAGGAAGTAATACTATACAGTCCAGGCGCTTACCAAGCCTATGGACATTCTTTTGATTATTCTAAAGGACTGTCCGAAGCTTTTTACAACTTGGGTTACACTGTACATGTTTTTGGTATAGATGGTCCATTGCAGTTTCCAGAATTTGTTAATGAGAAGAGGACCCGTAAAAACACAAATCCCCAGAAAAAAAAGACTCTTTTTGAAAAACTAAGATGGGGTTTTAAAAGGTTGTTTGACTCAAATAGGATTTTAAATGATTTCACCAAATTTTACGGAAATTTTGAAAACAGGCCACTTGTAATTTTTGAAACCTTTGAATATTTCAGTCTTGCAAAGACCGTTGCTCCCTTTTCAAACAATTATTTTTGTGTTTTTCATGATACAAATTTCAATTTTCAGCACACTTCGCTAATCGCAGGTTTATACAAGCAGTTTGCAAAGATTCCGGCAAAAAAGATTGTAAAGAATTCAATACGGTCATTTGTTCATGGTGCAGAAATGAAAAAGAACTTTATCCATCAAATGGGTGCAAAGTATGCCCAAAAAATTGAAGAGATTCCCTATGGAGCTCCCAATCCCTTGCAAATTACATCTTCTGAAAAAGTCCTTTCAAGAGAAAAAATTCAACTTGAAAAGGATAAAAAATACCTTCTTTCTTTCGGCACTTTAAGATCTGACAAGGAATACGAACCAATTCTATCTGCGTTAAAATCAAAAACAGATTGGGTTTGGATCATTGCCGGTCCAGAAGGCGATTATTCATACAACGACATTCTGGAAAAAGGAAAAAAAGAAAAAGTAGAGGAAAGGATTTTGACATTTCCAAAGTTTATTAAAAACGATGAACAACGATTGTTTTTTACCGCAGCAGACGTTGTCATTAACTTGTACAAACCCTTTATAAGACATGAAAGTGGCACAGCCCAATTGGCCCGCACTTACAACGTGCCAGTAATAGTTTCTGGGCCCCCTGACCTTACGGAATATGTTTCTAAAAAAAATATTGGATGGGTGGTAAACGAAAAGTTGAGTGTTGCCAAAGTACTTGGGACTTTTGAATCTTTGGACCAAAAAGAAAAGACAATCATTCTTGACAATATAAGAACACTTGCGCTTAAAAACTCATGGTCAAGCGTAGTGAATCGAATCCTAAGTTTCACATAA
- a CDS encoding nucleotide sugar dehydrogenase — protein MRKVNQICCIGAGYVGGPTMAVIAKQCPEIKVNVVDINQKRIDQWNGENLDELPIYEPGLKEIIGETRGRNLFFSSDVDTAIDNAELIFISVNTPTKTYGKGKGQASDLKYIELCARNIAKVAKSDKIVVEKSTLPVRTAEAIKSILDNTGNDVNFEILSNPEFLAEGTAVEDLLSADRVLIGGAETESGREARNILSWVYEHWLPKERILQTNVWSSELSKLVANAFLAQRVSSINSISALCEKTDANIAEVSRAIGFDSRIGPKFLSSSVGFGGSCFQKDILNLVYIAKSFGLNEVADYWEQVIIMNDYQKKRFADNIVSTLYNTVSGKKIAFYGWAFKKDTNDTRESAAIYVADLLLDEQAEITVYDPKVNAETIYKDLDYLNSRDPEENRKLLTVVSDPMEAAKDAHAVAILTEWDEFKTLDWNSIYNDMLKPAFLFDGRRILDKEHMEEIGFKFYKIGQS, from the coding sequence ATGAGAAAAGTAAATCAGATCTGCTGTATTGGTGCCGGCTATGTAGGCGGCCCCACCATGGCCGTGATTGCTAAACAATGTCCTGAAATTAAAGTTAACGTGGTTGATATCAACCAAAAAAGAATTGACCAATGGAACGGCGAAAATTTGGACGAACTGCCCATTTACGAGCCTGGACTAAAGGAAATCATTGGTGAGACAAGAGGTAGAAACCTATTTTTTTCCAGTGATGTGGATACAGCGATAGACAATGCCGAATTGATTTTTATTTCTGTAAACACCCCAACAAAAACCTACGGTAAGGGGAAAGGCCAAGCTTCCGACCTGAAGTACATAGAACTCTGTGCCCGTAATATTGCGAAAGTGGCAAAAAGCGATAAAATTGTAGTGGAAAAGTCCACTCTTCCGGTGAGAACTGCAGAGGCCATAAAAAGTATTCTGGACAACACTGGAAATGACGTGAATTTCGAGATTTTATCAAATCCGGAATTTTTGGCCGAAGGTACGGCTGTTGAAGATCTTTTATCAGCCGACAGGGTTCTTATTGGTGGGGCAGAAACGGAATCAGGAAGGGAAGCCAGAAATATCTTAAGTTGGGTCTATGAGCACTGGTTGCCTAAAGAGCGTATTTTGCAAACCAACGTTTGGTCTTCCGAACTCTCCAAATTGGTTGCAAATGCTTTTTTGGCGCAAAGGGTCTCTTCAATAAATTCTATTTCCGCTCTATGTGAAAAAACAGATGCCAATATCGCAGAGGTTTCAAGAGCTATTGGTTTTGATAGCAGGATTGGTCCAAAATTTTTAAGCTCCTCTGTAGGGTTTGGGGGGTCATGCTTCCAAAAAGATATTTTAAACCTTGTTTACATAGCTAAAAGCTTCGGATTAAATGAAGTGGCCGATTATTGGGAACAGGTCATCATCATGAACGACTATCAGAAAAAACGTTTTGCTGACAACATTGTTTCAACACTCTACAACACGGTATCCGGCAAAAAAATTGCCTTTTATGGTTGGGCTTTCAAAAAAGACACCAACGATACCAGGGAATCTGCTGCCATTTATGTAGCCGACTTGCTACTTGATGAACAGGCTGAAATTACAGTTTATGACCCAAAAGTGAACGCTGAAACGATTTATAAAGATTTGGACTATTTGAATAGTCGAGATCCTGAAGAAAACCGTAAACTTCTAACAGTGGTATCTGACCCAATGGAAGCAGCGAAAGATGCACATGCAGTTGCAATTCTCACTGAATGGGATGAATTTAAAACCCTTGATTGGAACTCCATATACAATGATATGCTAAAGCCAGCCTTCCTATTTGATGGTAGAAGGATATTAGATAAAGAACACATGGAGGAAATCGGATTCAAATTTTACAAAATAGGACAATCATAA
- a CDS encoding polysaccharide biosynthesis protein, with protein MIKNYLTKNLHRYASKWLVLLIDVLTISISFILSYLIRFNLTLNFDVGKLLLQLPIVALTAIIAFLITGSHKGFIRHTGVKDVYNIFNALCLSSIFTIFIVMVNRQFDFMGDFTVPLSIIIIHSLISFVSLTGSRYLFKSFYQSLVQKFTRTKNILIYGAGESGIIAYNAITNHTGTNIKVVGYIDDDAKKVGKRINGTIVVKREMLTQYFLKKKGVEEIIVAIHNIDSIALKNLVESLVDFPVQVKIIPPVQDWINGEFKISQIKNVQIEDLLNRVPINIKKSRVSDELRDKVVMVSGGAGSIGSEIVRQITNYDYKSLIIVDQAESPLYDLQQELKQNGKHNFIPIVSDIRDKSKMNLLFQQYKPDVIFHAAAYKHVPLMEYNSYEAIKVNVAGTKTLADLSLQYHVDKFVFVSTDKAVNPTNIMGASKRIAEMYISCMQHVNKTKFITTRFGNVLGSNGSVIPLFKKQIEKGGPLTVTHKDITRYFMTIPEASQLVLEAGAMGEGGEIFIFDMGESVKIFDLAKNMIKLSGLKYPEDIDIKITGLRPGEKLYEELLANGENTLPTYNKKIMISKVRELDYQKIMSKIDELCISNLFHNDSTVKLMKEIVPEFISNNSDLCKFDDKTAPIDNPKGQKTILQSS; from the coding sequence ATGATAAAGAACTACCTAACAAAAAATTTACATAGATACGCATCAAAATGGTTGGTGCTGTTAATAGATGTACTTACGATTTCAATATCGTTCATTCTGTCCTACCTCATTAGGTTTAACCTGACGCTCAACTTTGATGTGGGCAAATTATTGTTACAATTGCCCATTGTTGCGCTTACTGCAATTATCGCATTTTTAATAACAGGTTCCCATAAGGGATTCATAAGGCATACGGGTGTAAAGGATGTCTATAATATTTTTAATGCACTCTGTCTTTCCAGCATCTTTACCATTTTTATCGTAATGGTGAACAGGCAATTCGACTTTATGGGTGACTTTACTGTACCTCTATCGATTATTATTATTCATAGTCTTATAAGTTTTGTTTCCTTAACAGGGTCTAGATATCTATTCAAATCATTCTATCAAAGTTTGGTTCAAAAATTTACAAGAACCAAGAATATACTTATTTATGGAGCCGGAGAATCTGGTATAATAGCTTACAACGCCATAACCAACCATACGGGCACCAATATTAAGGTTGTTGGTTACATAGATGATGATGCCAAGAAGGTAGGTAAAAGAATCAATGGCACTATAGTTGTCAAAAGAGAGATGCTGACTCAGTATTTCTTGAAAAAAAAGGGTGTTGAGGAAATAATAGTTGCAATACACAACATTGATAGTATTGCTTTAAAGAATTTGGTGGAGAGTCTGGTAGATTTTCCAGTTCAGGTAAAAATCATACCACCAGTTCAAGATTGGATAAATGGAGAGTTTAAAATTTCCCAAATTAAAAACGTACAAATCGAGGACTTGTTGAACAGGGTCCCGATTAATATAAAGAAGTCCCGGGTTTCAGATGAACTAAGAGACAAAGTTGTTATGGTCAGTGGTGGTGCCGGCTCCATAGGTAGCGAAATTGTGAGGCAAATCACGAATTATGATTATAAATCTCTGATCATTGTGGACCAAGCGGAATCACCTCTTTATGATTTACAGCAGGAATTGAAACAGAACGGCAAACATAATTTTATCCCAATTGTCTCTGATATTAGAGATAAAAGCAAAATGAACTTATTGTTTCAACAATATAAACCAGATGTCATTTTTCACGCAGCAGCATATAAGCATGTGCCCTTAATGGAATACAATTCTTATGAGGCAATAAAGGTGAACGTTGCTGGCACCAAAACATTGGCAGACCTTTCCCTGCAGTACCATGTTGATAAATTTGTTTTTGTCTCCACAGATAAGGCAGTAAACCCAACTAATATTATGGGAGCTTCTAAGCGCATTGCGGAAATGTATATAAGTTGTATGCAGCACGTAAACAAAACTAAATTTATTACCACGCGATTTGGAAATGTTTTAGGGTCCAATGGTTCTGTGATACCCTTATTTAAGAAACAAATTGAGAAAGGAGGTCCTTTGACTGTTACACATAAGGATATTACGAGATATTTTATGACCATTCCTGAAGCATCGCAATTGGTTTTGGAGGCAGGAGCTATGGGAGAAGGTGGTGAAATATTCATATTTGATATGGGAGAGTCCGTCAAAATATTTGATCTGGCTAAGAACATGATCAAGCTGTCGGGTCTTAAGTATCCAGAGGACATAGATATTAAAATTACCGGTTTAAGGCCTGGGGAAAAGTTATATGAAGAACTGCTTGCAAATGGGGAGAACACTTTACCTACCTACAATAAGAAAATTATGATAAGCAAAGTTAGGGAGTTGGATTATCAAAAGATAATGTCTAAAATCGATGAGCTCTGTATTTCCAACCTTTTTCACAACGATTCTACCGTAAAGCTCATGAAAGAAATTGTTCCGGAGTTTATATCGAATAATTCTGATCTTTGTAAATTTGATGATAAAACAGCCCCCATCGATAACCCGAAAGGGCAAAAAACGATTCTTCAATCTTCTTAA
- a CDS encoding polysaccharide biosynthesis/export family protein has translation MSSKTPKPFFILNFYCLFILIALLIGSCASKRDVVYFQNSNDFETLVDKNTFSPKFKVDDLIGIHISTLDSEASVPFNLYRGSQEGGIKPEQVDYLVDKDGDIDFPVIGKVRVLGLSPEEVRVLLREKLKDYLKDPIINIRLKNFSVTILGEVNRPGTYPVNGERITILEAIGLAGDLTIKGMRENVMVIRDFDGTKVYSKVNLTSKEVLTSPVYYLTQNDVVYVEPNQSAVTSSSLDNRATIAISIASILITSTVILITRN, from the coding sequence ATGTCTAGCAAAACACCTAAACCATTTTTCATTCTTAATTTTTATTGTCTTTTTATTCTCATAGCACTATTGATAGGTTCTTGTGCTTCGAAAAGGGACGTTGTTTATTTTCAAAATTCCAACGATTTTGAAACTTTGGTTGACAAAAATACTTTTTCACCCAAATTTAAGGTTGATGATCTTATAGGAATCCACATATCTACTTTGGATTCTGAGGCCAGTGTTCCTTTCAATTTATATAGAGGATCTCAAGAAGGTGGAATAAAACCGGAACAGGTGGATTATTTGGTTGACAAGGATGGGGATATTGATTTTCCTGTAATTGGAAAAGTAAGAGTTCTTGGGCTTTCACCAGAAGAAGTCAGGGTTTTGTTGAGGGAAAAATTAAAGGACTATTTAAAAGATCCAATCATTAATATAAGACTCAAGAATTTTTCGGTCACTATATTAGGTGAGGTCAATAGGCCAGGAACATACCCCGTTAACGGAGAGCGAATAACCATTCTTGAAGCTATTGGACTTGCTGGAGATCTTACAATAAAAGGAATGAGGGAAAATGTCATGGTAATACGTGATTTTGATGGCACAAAAGTATATTCTAAGGTAAATTTAACAAGCAAGGAAGTTCTAACCTCACCAGTTTATTACTTAACACAAAATGATGTTGTGTATGTAGAGCCAAACCAATCTGCGGTAACATCGTCAAGTCTGGATAATAGGGCAACCATTGCAATATCTATAGCTTCCATACTAATCACGTCAACAGTTATTCTTATTACCAGAAATTAA